In Holophagales bacterium, one DNA window encodes the following:
- a CDS encoding isocitrate lyase family protein, whose product MTPTGNPFDQEVLETQQWFDSPRFAGIVRLYSARQVVEQRGTIRNDHTVAREAATAFHARLRELFAEKKSITTFGPYSPGQAVAMKRLGIEGIYLGGWATSAKGSTTEDPGPDLASYPLSQVPDEAAVLVRALLTADRNQQYLRSRMTEKQRAATPVYDYRPFIIADADTGHGGDPHVRNLVRRFVEVGVTGYHIEDQRPGTKKCGHQGGKVLVASDEQIKRLNAARFQLDVMKVSGIIVARTDAEAANLLDGRGDERDHPFILGATNVALPSYKVCILALMKRFHELGVTAINGHRLYAISAEEYRGAESWLERTGLAAMAAAGAAAAKAGGELTADVELDKAASKLVELWEAEAGLETFGEAVAEVLEFRISEGESFAMSVAEWRRFAHRASLWAAREKAKSLGIHIIWDCEHAKTPEGYYQVRGGLEYAIAKSLAAAPFADILWMETASANLHEAREFAEAIHAEYPDKMLAYNLSPSFNWDSTGMSEDEMRCFPEELGKMGFVFNFITYGGHQVDGVASEEFATALRQDGMLALARLQRKIRLVESPYKTPQTLVGGPRLDAALLASSGRTATTKAMGKGSTQHQHLIQTEVPKKLLEEWLAAWSEHNGITTPMRVQLLPHRAGSELLELAIVGPGEEKLANVVFASIHDRRGRSILSVRDQNTFADALRKKRLMTLLHLFLIHRYKVDSVHYVSPTEDNEYQTRKMREQGIYTEVETEVGQIIVADVNATRIAELLEADRAALGRLIRKEG is encoded by the coding sequence ATGACCCCGACCGGCAATCCGTTCGATCAGGAAGTCCTCGAGACCCAGCAGTGGTTCGACAGCCCGCGCTTCGCCGGCATCGTGCGCCTCTACTCGGCGCGCCAGGTCGTCGAGCAGCGCGGCACGATCCGCAACGACCACACGGTGGCGCGCGAGGCGGCGACGGCGTTCCACGCCCGCCTGCGCGAGCTCTTCGCCGAGAAGAAGAGCATCACCACCTTCGGCCCGTACTCGCCGGGGCAGGCGGTGGCGATGAAGCGGCTCGGCATCGAGGGGATCTACCTCGGCGGCTGGGCGACCTCGGCCAAGGGCTCGACCACCGAGGACCCGGGTCCCGATCTGGCGAGTTACCCGCTCTCCCAGGTCCCCGACGAGGCGGCGGTGCTGGTGCGCGCCCTGCTCACCGCCGACCGCAATCAGCAGTACCTGCGATCGCGGATGACCGAGAAGCAGCGCGCCGCGACGCCGGTCTACGACTATCGCCCGTTCATCATCGCCGACGCCGACACCGGTCACGGCGGCGACCCGCACGTGCGCAACCTCGTCCGCCGGTTCGTCGAGGTGGGCGTCACCGGCTACCACATCGAGGACCAGCGGCCCGGCACGAAGAAGTGCGGCCACCAGGGCGGCAAGGTGCTGGTCGCCTCCGACGAGCAGATCAAACGCCTCAACGCGGCGCGTTTCCAGCTCGACGTGATGAAGGTCTCCGGCATCATCGTGGCGCGCACCGACGCCGAGGCGGCGAACCTCCTCGACGGCCGCGGCGACGAGCGCGATCATCCCTTCATCCTCGGCGCCACGAACGTCGCCCTGCCCTCGTACAAGGTCTGCATCCTGGCGCTGATGAAGCGTTTCCACGAGCTCGGGGTGACGGCGATCAACGGCCACCGGCTCTACGCCATCTCGGCCGAGGAGTACCGCGGCGCCGAGTCGTGGCTCGAGCGCACCGGGCTCGCCGCGATGGCGGCGGCGGGTGCGGCCGCCGCCAAGGCGGGCGGCGAGCTCACCGCCGATGTCGAGCTCGACAAGGCGGCGTCGAAGCTCGTCGAGCTGTGGGAGGCCGAGGCCGGCCTCGAGACCTTCGGCGAGGCGGTGGCGGAGGTGCTCGAGTTCCGCATCTCGGAGGGCGAGAGCTTCGCCATGAGCGTGGCGGAGTGGCGCCGCTTCGCGCATCGCGCCTCGCTCTGGGCGGCACGCGAGAAGGCCAAGTCGCTCGGCATCCACATCATCTGGGACTGCGAGCACGCCAAGACCCCGGAGGGCTACTACCAGGTGCGAGGCGGGCTGGAGTACGCGATCGCCAAGTCGCTCGCTGCTGCGCCGTTCGCCGACATTCTCTGGATGGAGACCGCCTCGGCCAACCTGCACGAGGCGCGCGAGTTCGCCGAGGCGATCCACGCCGAGTACCCGGACAAGATGCTCGCCTACAACCTTTCTCCGTCGTTCAACTGGGACTCGACGGGGATGAGCGAGGACGAGATGCGCTGCTTCCCGGAAGAGCTGGGGAAGATGGGCTTCGTCTTCAACTTCATCACTTACGGCGGTCACCAGGTCGACGGTGTCGCCTCGGAGGAGTTCGCCACGGCGCTGCGGCAGGACGGCATGCTGGCGCTCGCCCGACTGCAGCGCAAGATCCGTCTCGTCGAATCGCCCTACAAGACGCCGCAAACCCTGGTCGGCGGTCCGCGTCTCGACGCGGCGCTGCTCGCCTCCTCGGGTCGCACGGCGACGACCAAGGCGATGGGGAAGGGGTCGACGCAGCACCAGCACCTGATCCAGACCGAGGTGCCGAAGAAGCTGCTCGAGGAGTGGCTGGCCGCCTGGTCCGAGCACAACGGGATCACCACGCCGATGCGCGTGCAGCTTCTGCCGCACCGCGCCGGATCCGAGCTGCTGGAGCTGGCGATCGTCGGCCCCGGGGAGGAGAAGCTCGCCAACGTCGTCTTCGCCTCGATCCACGACCGGCGTGGACGCAGCATCCTCTCGGTGCGCGACCAGAACACCTTCGCCGACGCGCTGCGCAAGAAGCGGCTGATGACGCTCCTGCATCTCTTCCTGATCCATCGCTACAAGGTCGATTCCGTGCACTACGTGAGCCCGACCGAGGACAACGAGTACCAGACGCGGAAGATGCGGGAGCAGGGGATCTACACCGAAGTGGAGACCGAGGTGGGGCAGATCATCGTCGCCGACGTCAACGCGACGCGCATCGCCGAGCTGCTCGAAGCCGATCGCGCGGCGCTCGGGCGGTTGATCCGCAAGGAGGGGTGA
- a CDS encoding malate synthase yields MTRTLELRAPLLQAYPDVYTPEALAALEALAPFDRERLAAMEVRIVRRRERARQGRRIEFLDPESLIPGTTIRVADARAGNFDGSEIPRDLERQWIQGTGPGTKPHATVEAGLRNVAYALLSGADGWMFDGEDALGQVETMSLDNLRNLKLAFSRSPVFLRVAEHVAAEMNAWGKGFFGREIIADWRGQLDFTTRIFRARGLHLDDRHVRWSDGPGFSASIVDLVLYVVNNYQQLRSEGRSLVLYLPKIQTAGEAAVWNRMLSALERHLALPDGTIKVYVLIEQIEASFQLMEIRAALSPHFVGFNTGRWDYINSVADALAWDGSFVNPNIDAITMTYGYMRTYEDRVRRAVNTPDRNGRFALWQGGMEPNIPVGSEAGVTAGMKRAVAGGEREQREGASGKWVAHWKMVHIVRPVWEKAGEANQLGRKFPSLTYSAEDAAGLALLEPAPRTVRGARDLLSVALQYGNAFGQGFQAAALKPADFFGNDDVLYLMEDMATGEIRLSILWEWMHKGARLTEDDPGTGSKAGDLFGLELFGRLVEEEYAKLLAARNKDVHDDSKPTTLPIARAIVEAYVKEPVKAPWYIDLLNLNLNNHDLGIAKQRIRSYLDAFEKDGTRLTANLDFGA; encoded by the coding sequence ATGACCCGAACCCTCGAGCTCCGCGCCCCCCTGCTTCAGGCCTATCCCGACGTCTACACGCCCGAGGCGCTCGCCGCGCTCGAGGCCCTCGCGCCGTTCGACCGCGAGCGCCTGGCGGCGATGGAGGTGCGCATCGTCCGGCGGCGGGAGCGGGCGCGGCAGGGGCGGAGGATCGAGTTCCTCGACCCGGAGTCGCTCATCCCCGGGACGACGATCCGCGTCGCCGACGCCCGCGCCGGCAACTTCGACGGCAGCGAAATCCCTCGCGACCTCGAACGGCAGTGGATCCAGGGGACCGGCCCCGGCACCAAGCCGCACGCCACCGTCGAGGCCGGTCTGCGCAACGTCGCCTATGCGCTGCTCTCCGGCGCCGACGGCTGGATGTTCGACGGCGAGGACGCGCTCGGACAGGTCGAGACGATGTCGCTCGACAACCTGCGCAACCTCAAGCTCGCCTTCTCCCGGTCGCCGGTCTTCCTGCGCGTCGCCGAGCACGTGGCCGCCGAGATGAACGCCTGGGGCAAGGGGTTCTTCGGGCGCGAGATCATCGCCGACTGGCGGGGCCAACTCGACTTCACCACCCGCATCTTCCGCGCGCGCGGCCTGCATCTCGACGACCGCCACGTCCGCTGGTCCGACGGGCCCGGATTCTCGGCCTCGATCGTCGACCTCGTGCTCTACGTCGTCAACAACTACCAGCAGCTGCGCAGCGAGGGGCGCTCGCTCGTCCTCTACCTGCCGAAGATCCAGACCGCCGGCGAGGCCGCCGTGTGGAACCGGATGCTCTCGGCGCTCGAACGGCACCTCGCTCTCCCCGACGGGACGATCAAGGTCTACGTGCTCATCGAGCAGATCGAGGCGAGCTTCCAGCTGATGGAGATCCGCGCCGCGCTCTCGCCGCATTTCGTCGGCTTCAATACCGGGCGCTGGGACTACATCAACAGCGTCGCCGACGCGCTCGCCTGGGACGGCTCGTTCGTCAACCCGAACATCGACGCCATCACGATGACCTACGGCTACATGCGCACCTACGAGGACCGGGTGCGCCGCGCCGTCAACACCCCCGACCGCAACGGCCGCTTCGCGCTCTGGCAGGGCGGCATGGAGCCGAACATTCCGGTCGGCTCGGAGGCCGGCGTCACCGCCGGGATGAAGCGGGCGGTCGCCGGCGGCGAGCGCGAGCAGCGCGAAGGGGCGAGCGGCAAGTGGGTGGCGCACTGGAAGATGGTGCACATCGTGCGGCCGGTCTGGGAGAAGGCGGGGGAGGCCAACCAACTCGGCCGGAAGTTCCCGTCGCTCACCTATTCCGCCGAGGACGCCGCCGGCCTCGCACTCCTCGAGCCGGCGCCGCGCACCGTGCGCGGGGCGCGTGACCTGCTCTCGGTCGCTCTGCAGTACGGCAACGCCTTCGGCCAGGGCTTCCAGGCGGCAGCGCTGAAGCCGGCCGATTTCTTCGGCAACGACGACGTGCTCTACCTCATGGAGGACATGGCGACCGGCGAGATCCGCCTGTCGATCCTCTGGGAGTGGATGCACAAGGGGGCGCGGCTCACCGAGGACGACCCGGGCACCGGCTCGAAGGCCGGCGATCTCTTCGGTCTCGAGCTCTTCGGCCGCCTGGTCGAGGAGGAGTACGCCAAGCTCCTCGCTGCGCGCAACAAGGACGTGCACGACGACTCCAAGCCGACGACGCTGCCGATCGCCCGCGCGATCGTCGAGGCCTACGTCAAGGAGCCGGTCAAGGCGCCCTGGTACATCGACCTGCTCAACCTCAACCTGAACAACCACGACCTCGGCATCGCCAAGCAGCGCATCCGCAGCTACCTCGACGCGTTCGAGAAGGACGGCACGCGTCTGACCGCCAACCTCGACTTCGGCGCCTAG